ACTTGCTCATGGTGATGCTGAGAGCGGAAGACTATAAAGACGCTTTCATCATTAACCATCTAGCGGCAATTTTCTTACAAAAACAAAAACTGTCCGCAAAAACGGAACCGGTGCTTTTATATGCCGTGGAAAATCATTCCAACGTCGCTCCTGAAATTTTGCAATTTGTGGTCCCCATTTTATTGGAAAATGATCGGGCGGACATGAATGCCCTGCGTTTTTATTTGCAGGCACTGCCTCTGCAATTGACCGAAGACCGTAGGATGCGGGAAATCCTCGGAAAAATTTATTGTCAGGAGTTGTTTGAAGGAATCGATCCGGTTTTGCATGAAAAGTGCGGGCAAACGTTTTCCCAGTTGGAGCCCGGCAAACAGGCTGAAATCAGGCAGGCTGTGGAAGATAGCCGGATTTTCGGACATCTGAAAAAAATCAATCTGTTCAGTCGTGACGACGTTCAAGAAATCAGCCGCCTGAAAGTCCGGCTGGGAATGGAGCATTCGATCCTTCACAGGCTGGGAAATGGAATACTGGGGATTGGTAAGTTTTTCCAAAGGATGGTTAAAAGGCTTTTTCTAAAGCTGATTGATGGGGTAATTTATTTTGGTCAAGCCCGGTTGTGGGTAAAACTGGGTTCCCTTTCTGTGCTTTTCTTTTTGGTGGTGGTAGGGCTTGGGCTGATACAATGGAGGACCGGCCATAAAGACCTTATTGAAGAAAAAGTAAAACCGCCTGAGGCTGTTGCACCGAGTTCCAAGCCGGTCGCAACCAAACAAAATAAAGTGCATTCCATCCAAGTTGCCGCTGTGACTTCTTCCAAACAAGCGAATCAGCTTATAAAATTTCTTAAGCAAAAGGGCGTGAAGGATATTTTCATTGTCAAATCGCCTCGCCAGTCGGGAGGTGATTGGTACAAGATTCGTGTTGGCCCTTTTGATGCGAAAGATGCCGCGTTGCAAATGGCAAACCGGATGATGGACGATAAGCTGATACAAAACTATTTTTTGATATCGACACCCAAACCAGAAGTCACAAAGAAGAAGCCTTGAATCAAAATTTGATGGCGGGCAATAGGGGTCTGTGGAGGATCACACGGGTTGTTTGACTCCTTCAATAGCTTTCACGATGTCCAGGTAGACGTTTTGTTCCGACTGAACTTTGAATCCCGCTTTGCGGACATTTGCTACGGTATCGCGGTCGAGGTGGGTTCCTTCCAGTGCCTCGGTGAACAAGGACATGAATTTGAGGCTCAACCCATAAACGAGGTTTTTACTCATAACGTGTTCAAACATCAATAATTTTCCGCCTGGTTTCAGTACCCGGCGACACTCCTGCAATCCTGCGACCGGGTGGGTCACGGTGCAGAACACACAGACCGTAACGATGGTG
The Nitrospinota bacterium DNA segment above includes these coding regions:
- a CDS encoding SPOR domain-containing protein, whose translation is MFQTLKFFILRTGISLFLFIFLGFFTLYLVHEIALPTAGFDDGMIQWTLLFISVFFGFFATGQIGDQRFQNAFHALKGVGPLNDKQLITLQFEKLILFTESSFFLPGQARRFRGLVVRKYADFLLSIGREEPEALKIYLKAFLQNPQNSKFRSPLLSILRQGGDLTENEIDLLMVMLRAEDYKDAFIINHLAAIFLQKQKLSAKTEPVLLYAVENHSNVAPEILQFVVPILLENDRADMNALRFYLQALPLQLTEDRRMREILGKIYCQELFEGIDPVLHEKCGQTFSQLEPGKQAEIRQAVEDSRIFGHLKKINLFSRDDVQEISRLKVRLGMEHSILHRLGNGILGIGKFFQRMVKRLFLKLIDGVIYFGQARLWVKLGSLSVLFFLVVVGLGLIQWRTGHKDLIEEKVKPPEAVAPSSKPVATKQNKVHSIQVAAVTSSKQANQLIKFLKQKGVKDIFIVKSPRQSGGDWYKIRVGPFDAKDAALQMANRMMDDKLIQNYFLISTPKPEVTKKKP